The following are encoded together in the Vidua macroura isolate BioBank_ID:100142 chromosome 6, ASM2450914v1, whole genome shotgun sequence genome:
- the LOC128808691 gene encoding alpha-1-antitrypsin-like, producing MKTTFYLSVLLAGFHTVAHSQLPPSDHNGHDPNDPTHHIHHGGEAMACLKLVPNNADFAFQFFREVTQEAPNKNIFFSPVSISTAFAMLALGARSATQSQILEGLAFNLTEIQEKEIHEGFHNLIHMLNHPEGGVQLNMGNAIFVTEKLKLLKKFLDDAKSLYQLEAFTTDFNKPTEAEKQINDYIERKTHGKITNLVKDVDPQTVMLLASFVFFKGSWEKPFKAEHTEEREFFVDAETTVKVPMMYQMGIFDFYFDEELSCTVVRLHYNGSATAFLVLPAKGKMKQLEQTLDKETIQKWSDHLFQSFMNLYFPKFSISGSYEISNTLKKMGIVDVFTNQADLSGITGTPDLKVSKVVHKASLDVDEKGTEAAAATAVEIMPMFFPPTVEFSHPFLMLIFDRDTNSTLFIGKIVNPTITS from the exons ATGAAGACCACATTCTACCTAAGTGTGCTACTGGCTGGGTTTCACACTGTTGCCCACAGTCAGCTCCCACCCAGTGACCACAATGGACACGACCCAAATGACCCTACACACCACATACATCATGGAGGTGAAGCGATGGCTTGCCTCAAACTTGTGCCAAACAATGCTGACTTTGCATTCCAGTTTTTCAGGGAAGTTACACAGGAGGCACCAAAtaagaacattttcttctcccctgTGAGCATCTCCACCGCCTTTGCGATGCTGGCCCTTGGGGCTAGATCAGCCACACAGTCTCAGATCCTGGAAGGACTTGCCTTCAACCTTACAGAGATTCAGGAGAAAGAGATACATGAAGGCTTCCACAACCTAATCCACATGCTGAACCATCCTGAGGGTGGAGTCCAGCTCAACATGGGGAATGCCATCTTTGTAACAGAGAAGCTGAAACTCCTAAAAAAATTTTTAGATGATGCCAAATCTCTGTATCAGCTGGAAGCTTTTACAACTGACTTTAACAAACCCACAGAAGCTGAAAAGCAGATCAATGATTATATAGAGAGGAAAACACATGGGAAAATTACTAATTTGGTCAAGGACGTGGACCCACAAACTGTAATGCTTCTGgccagctttgttttctttaaag gcagctgggaaaagcctttTAAAGCAGAACATACTGAAGAAAGGGAGTTCTTTGTGGATGCTGAAACAACTGTGAAAGTCCCTATGATGTACCAGATGGGTATATTTGACTTCTACTTTGATGAGGAGCTGTCATGCACTGTGGTACGGCTGCATTATAATGGGAGTGCTACTGCATTTCTGGTTCTGCcagcaaaagggaaaatgaagcagttAGAGCAAACTCTGGACAAGGAAACGATCCAGAAATGGTCAGATCATCTCTTCCAGAG CTTTATGAACCTatatttccccaaattttctatttctgggaGCTATGAGATAAGTAACACCCTTAAGAAGATGGGAATTGTGGATGTGTTCACCAACCAGGCAGATCTCTCTGGCATCACTGGCACCCCAGATCTGAAGGTTTCCAAA gTTGTCCATAAGGCTTCTCTGGATGTTGATGAGAAAGGtactgaggcagcagcagcaactgctGTTGAAATAATGCCAATGTTTTTTCCTCCAACCGTTGAATTCAGCCATCCCTTCCTCATGCTGATTTTTGATAGAGATACAAACAGTACACTCTTCATAGGAAAAATAGTTAACCCAACAATCACTAGTTGA